Part of the Perca fluviatilis unplaced genomic scaffold, GENO_Pfluv_1.0 PFLUV_unplaced_scaf_46, whole genome shotgun sequence genome is shown below.
aaaaaaaagtaatttccctcattttttttttttactgaaaatcaAATACATGGACCACCCCTGGTAATACATAAACAATTCTCATAAAATGCGGAAAAGGTCAATAATACTCAAGTTTTCCCTTTTCTTAAGCTTTCTAAATTTAacagaaacaaataataataatgcaaggATGCTTGCTTGCTAGTTCAAGTTAGCTAGCGATAATTGCTAAGGTAACTAACGTTATGTCTTATGCACGTAATTGTCTTTTAAAGTTAGCTATCTATATTGTGCACTTACCTTTTCCATCGGACGTGCTGTTTGCGCGAGGAACTGCTGCACCGATGGTAAAGGTATTTTCGATACTCCATTATGAACTTAAAATCAAAATACCGTCTTCCATAGTTGACTCTGAAATCACTGTCTTattgttcttcttcttgtttttatGGCAGTTGGCAAACAACGTCTGgttgcattaccgccaccttcTGAAATGAAGTGCATGTCAGAATAATATATTTACTACACTTAAATTATCTTCATTAAACCAGTTcttctaaaaaagaaaagaaaagaaaaacataaaacataaatctTCAGAATTCCtttgcaaaatataatttaCCATCTCTTCATCTATATTTGAACCTTGCTTTCTCGATAGCACACACTAACCCTTACCTCCGGTAACGGCCATCTGAtctaaaactaaaataactaaaatagaaaaataatgaatgtaagtataaaataataataataataataataataataataataaacatattggttttgatttttaaacattaacatttttcttattgagaattgttttgtttttattagtaACCAGAGCGTTAACGGCTCTGGTAGTAACCAGTTCTGTCACTATAGCAACACCGCGTACAAACCAAGAAACGTTAATGACGGACAAGGAGAAGACATGTAGCGTTGTAAAATGGTGTGCGGGCCGATGGGGGAAATTAGTATTGTTCACATTAAATTCATCAAATTTTGATCTGGAAAGTTTTTAACGGCGTGATTACCTCTGAAAGCAATTTGCTCCGAGTGGGGTGGGGAAAAACGACCAAAAGGTGGATTCCCCATTTATATGGCTACCGTTCAATCAGTTGGAGGTAAGTTAACTTTTTTACTGCTTTGTATTAGTTACACAGGGACATATGCTCCATTAACATAAATAGATAATTTTATAACGAAACTACGTTGTCAAGAATGTGTTTAGTTAACGTTATATGTGTTTAGTTTTGTTGAGGCAAAAATCTTTATTTGACTTGccacattaaggcttgtccgcttgtccgggaAAAGTGGATTTTTTACCGATTTGAAACAATAGCTACATTTTTTCCCCCGCAATCCGGGGCAGCGGGCCGCTAACGTTACACCCAGGccgctgttcagctcattctctgtaagcaatgcagcatgaaagcacggcgaaccagccggtgttagttagctaacgttagcttgctaactgtgccttaacgttacctcctcgccacatcgttgacagaaaatgagagacccggtgctaatacgtcaccggtgccttaacgaccgttatctaccggaccgtattgcaacgcagattttggtgccactgaaatgcttctgtctgatgctccgaaaacggacgttagaggcaaccgaaacatcACCGCATGTCATGCTAGTTAAAAcaacacttggcagcaggtaaagttagcctaccgttaactAGCAGCTAGAGTGCCGTCGAGAGttaaaaatgctgacagctaaacggtgtaaaataTGTCTATCTGTATTTCACGGAGAGTAACGTATGacagtgtgcagctgctgttgtcgtcggaaaaacaacacagatgtgcgttcacttgaaattggCCTCGCAACCTCGTGCTGCATTcgtgttgttgtaaaatacacCGTTCCCATCCAGTGGTCGTTTTTGCCGTATttctttataattttttttgagttatctaatatattgacttagtatctcaatatattgacttagtatttTATTAATGCTGATAGTGTTTGGATCCTTTCAACGGTTTTATCATAAAATTAtgaatctttacccggacaagtgacttttgtgcatgGAAAAGTGAAACGTaaaggacaagtgcctcaaaaattTATGTCAAGCCCTGACTTGCTAAAACTACGTTACCTCGAGGTTATGTAGGATAACGTTAATGAACGGCGCGTTCGATGAGTGATCTATTTGTGATAATATCACATGATCACAAATAGATACCTCCTGCCGCACATCGAACGATAATGTGATAATATCATATTGAGTGGGCATTACATTATTCTTTAACTTAGACACTTGTTGGTAACTATCAGTGTTAGTGGCAATGGTGACTGATATTTCTCTGCAATAGACATGAATACTTTGGAGCGAAAGTTGGACAAACGTTCGAAGAAAGATTCCGAAGACGCCATTGTGGGAAAGAGAATCCGTGTTGCCAAACGTCTgtgggaggatgaggatgaggatgaccCCCCTACTGCCGTGGCCACAGTCAGTGGAACCAAAGTGAGTTTTTGTTTAATGTACTAACATTTAATTCTTTACCCCATAAAGACGATATTTTGACGACACCCCCTGTACCCAAAATGACGAGATTTGAATTGTTTTGGCTTATTTCTCGTTTAAACACCCATTTTGACCTCAAAGTACGCTGGTACGTCTAAACTACGCAAAAACCTGGTGACACCTCTGTGCACGCGCAGTCCTCAAATCAAGCAGCAGCAAAAGAAGAACAGTTCAACCAATCATAACGCTGGGTTAATTCCCCAAATGGCAAGCGTGTATGATTGACGAATGTAAGGCCTACCATTAAACAGAGACTGAAAATCGACACCAAGAATCCCGCTCGATCCCCTTCCACTCGCTCAGCGCAGCAGCCCGCCGTCTGACTGATTTAAACGAGGACAGTAGCTACAGTAGTCAGTCACGGTACTTCTGATTCCTGAAGGTAAACGGGCTGGGGTGGATGTGGAAAGTTGAAATATTGTATTGAGTTAACTTAAAATGGATTTGATTATCACACAGGAGTGATCGAATGGATTATTTTAAAATACTCCATCATTCGTTCATGGTTTCTCAGATAAGAGAGAGACTTCATTCGGCCATGCAAATTATAAATGCTTGCTGTATAACCATCTTATATCATTTATATCTACTATGTACCATACTACaaacaaactacaaaacaaGCTGCTCAGATTTGCTTCCTGTTTGTACTTCAAAACCGGAGCTCATTTGAAATATGCCGCATCCCCCCTCCCAAGCAACACTATTGTTTATAAATTTTAGGTGGCTTGGGACAAAAATATCATACAGTAAGCTTGTAAGCATAATGATATATATAACTACGGCAAtaatttgtatgttttaatttagaaaaaaaacatttatatgtTGCCACAGGCTGCCATTCACAATCAAGGGGCGGAAATCCTAGCTTCCTTGGAAGAACAAGCAGAAAATAGTGACAACGAGCTCTCACTTGTACGTCAAGAATtgcttgaaataaaaaaattcatcTTCACAGGTAAATGTATTATATTTccattctacacacacacatacacacagtaaaaCTTAAATAGctggggcttttattttgccaGATCATAACAAATCGACCTGCTATTTAATCCCCATGAcaaaaatttaactttttttacattgaatctagaaaaaaaaatagacctACCTACcgaccctttttttcttctttttttgctgttacTGCAATATTTTTAAGGATGGCCTCATTATTTTAAAAGGACTGATAAGAAGCGTGATGTTTTCAACAGTGAGTCTCACTAATACATTGATGGGATAAATGCAGAGACTGAATTTCCCTCACAGGATCAAAAGAGTATACTTCTATTCTTATACTTATTGGCTACAGTCTTTCACATCTGTTTTTCTTGTTGATGCAGAGATACCTCAGATAAAAGAAATGCTCAATAGCTCCATGCACCTCGGCAGTCCAGGGTCTCTCCCCAGCCCTTCAAACCCTGTTCAAATAGTGAGTACTTTTTTATGCAGTGCTGTTGGAAAGTATGTGAACTGCTTGCAATCACCTTGTCTTCTATATTAATTGGTCATAATCGAATACAGTTTACTGTAAATTTGTCCTAATCTAATCTCCCAAATTTCCTGGTACCTTGTGGCAATTGCTCTTTTTGACACTACTTATTGATAATATGAAATCTCCAACATTGACAGTAGGGACCAGGAATGCTTGTCATAATACTATTGGGACCAATTTCAACAGTCAATTGTACATAAATCTGGAATGCTGGATATGTTGTTTACTATACTGAAATAAGACTTTTAAGCctatcaattttattttgttcaaCAGGAAGAAATTGTCCCGGGTTCAGGTGTTTACGTACCGCGAAGTGTGTGGCGCTCTGCTTGCCAGGCATCCAGTGGGACTTCAATGGCAAGGATTTTGCTGCTTGGGGTGTTTGACATTGAAACACTCGTCAAAAGTAATTTGAGAGGTTAGTATTGTCTGTGCAGTAGTGTAGAGTGTGGTTAAAAATGCTTATTCTATGGTCACATTTGTTatgttaaagctacattgtgtaaaaacttctcccatctagcggtgaaattctatatgacaaccaactgaatattactttctagcccctccatTCCGGTGATGTTTTAACTCCCTACGGGGGCCGTTTCATGTAAAGGCTTCCAGTACAAAGcaaaagcaatgaaaaaaataactacAATTTAGAGTGTCCTTTGCCTGTGATCCGTCATAGCACACAGATTTATGTTACAACGTAGCCTAGACAATTCTTTTTCATCGGCGCAAGGAAAAGTATCCTAGACGTCGTTCtagcgttatgcacaaccatgctatagttagccaagcaactataaaacttcGAATttacaccatagactgtatagatTTAGACGAATAGGCTgaattacctgtcgagaagaaagcaggcaacttttGGCGTtcccttttaaaatccttgtTCCTCATGAGGCCACTCCAATATTGACTTTGGTCTTGTTTttcctgtcgcgttgtcgttataattctctttttcgcttccttGGTGACTCCTTTTCACGTCCTCGAGAATAGGtgtgatcctccatcttcaaaagtggggaatgaccgaaaaagtttgagaaccactgccttAGATGGTAGCGACCAACCCTCTGGCTCAAGAACTACCTTACTGAACTGATTGGAATCAAACCAAACTGGTCTACCCTTATTCCGATTAAGACACCCAGATAATGCAATTGAAAGTCAAATAActtgtgcatgtacagtatacacCAATTGAACTGAAGTTGGACTGGAGGAACCCTGCTTGCCGTGTTGTCTGCCTTCTGCCCCTTCTTCCAATGGAACCTATATATAACATTTTCATAGGATTTGTGTTACGTGCCTTATACTGGAATTCAGGTCTTAGCCTGATTATTAGTAATAATTTGATTAAAGGGGCGATGGTGGCGCAGGTGGTAGAGGTACCATTTGATTCGAGCCCCGCTCTGCCTGACCCcatcaaagtgtccttgagcaagataCTGAACCCCAAACTTCTCCCAGTGGCAGGTTGGCACCATGCATAGCAGCCTCCGCCACTGAtgtgtgaatgggtgaatgTGAGGCATACATTGTAAACGCTTTGAGTGCTGCGTAGGAGTAAAAAAGAACGCCAATATAAATGGGAccgactgtgtgtatgtgtctgttttcAACCATTTTGATTGTCATGCTGCTGATAATGAAAACGTAAACTATATACTGGTTATTGTTCATCCTGAgaaacaactttttttcccTCAGGAGGGGAATCCAAGGTTTCAAaggggggagatggggagagaaGAAGCGGCCTggatgaaataaaagtaaaagctaTAATGGGTAAGTTATGATTTTGCTATTTGACATCATCTGCCACAGGTCTGTATTTAAAGTGATGTGAGCCTAGACTCAGTCAAATCAGCTACTGGGctgacaacattttaaaatcctgtGCACAGAGCTGTACATGACTGTAGATGATTCATTTTCCAATGCTGAGCGAAGTCAACTTTAAAAGTGGTTACCTACGGCACTCAGCCTTCATTTATATTTATGCATTTTGCAGACGCCTTTATCCAAAGCTTACATTTTTCAACTGTCAATTAGTTCAGGGACAGTCTCCTCGAGAGCAACTtagggttaagtgccttgctcaagggcacaaCAGTGGTGACTGGGATTCGAAACTCACAAATTCCAGGCTACTGGCATACTAGCCAGGTTCCTTAAAGGAATACTAATAGGCTCGAATAGGCTCATTTTACAACTCCCCCAGAGATAAAAAGTTGAGGTTTACCGTTTTCGAATCCATTCAGCTGAACTCCGGGTCTGGCAGTACCACTtttagcatagcttagcatagaTCATTGATTCTTACGAGTCCATTAGCATCTCTTTGAAAAGTTGCGATTTTCCAGGCCTATATGGCTAGGAACTATACTGTCATTCCTGTGTAATAATCAAGGATCTGTGCGGCCGTACATGGGTGCAGCAGGCGCAATGATATTATGCAGCGCAAACACAAACTTGCCAGTGACGACGTAAGTTATCTAGCTGGGGATTGGCTGGGGACTATTTTCGGGCACTGCGTAATATCATTGCGCCTGCTGCACACATGGTACGGCCGCACAGTTCCTTGATTATTATGCAGGAATGAGAGACTTTTAATTTTCCGTTGGTCTTAGTACACGATGTAACTACAGAAGAGTCAAGTTTTAAATAGGAAAAATATCAAaactcttttcatttttttgaaaGAGATGCTAATGGAAAAGTGGTACTGCCAGACCCGGAGTTTGGCTGAATGGATTCGAGAATGATAAACCTCAACTTTTTATCTCTGGGGGAGTTGTAAAATGAGCCAAAAAAAGTGTATCCCTTTAACTACTGTGCTACCACCACCCCTTTTGGCTTCGTGCCTGTGTCTGAACCACACCCATGGAGATATCTGTGAACAAATGGACAATCATTCATGGGGCTGCAGGTAGTGCATCCCAGAATTTTCAATGTATATGTTCAAATTCACATTCGGCGTTccaaaaaaaagttagtttCGATGAGAGGTGGTGGTGTTTTGGCACTATCTCGCCTGCAAATTAAATTGGTGCAAAACTGGTTGCCATGCTTACACACTGATTGCAGTGTAAGTGTGGCCTTACTTGCATACTCACTTACTTTGTCACTCCATTTTACTGACTTGCACTAGAAGAAACTgcaataaagatttttttttatcttggtgATAAGTTTATCCACCAGTGTTTTGTCTGCTTTATActtaaaacttttttctttaaaatctaCCTTCTCAGATGCAGTTATGTCAAAGCACTCGGCTGTTTCGACTGGCCAGATCGGAACAGCCCTGAATGGGAAGATGGCAGAACTAAGACTGGCAATGTTCAggaaaaatgttacttaaaaatTTGTTAAAATGAGAAATGTGTTTCCCCAGTGAGTGAGTTTagaaatgtttgaaatgtttgaaaatgtaataCTGAGGGAAAAAGGTGAGCACTttgaaaaggttttaaaaagaaaataaagtctaAAGTTAAATGAAGTAAAGTTTTTACTTGAAAAGATTGTACTTGTTTGTACTTGTCAAGTATTTTCTGAAAAAGAATTCAGTAAAGTTTGTATTTGAAAAGACTTGGAATTGTGTGTTCTGTGGAATGAGTACAAATATATGTGCAGGCTGTATAAAAAACATAGTTGTGTCACTAATATAAGTGAAAGTACATGGTATCATCATATTAGAAGCATATTTGTATCCGTAATATAAGTGAAAGTACATGGTATCATCATATTAGAAGCATATTTGTATCCGTAATATAAGTGAAAGTACATGGTATCATCATATTAGAAGCATATTTTTATCCGTAATATAAGTGAAAGTACATGGTATCATCATATTAGAAGCATATTTGTATCCGTAATATAAGTGAAAGTATGTACTATGGAAATAAGTAcatatatgcatgtatacatatatgCGTCTTACATATATTAAACATTTATGTGCATATACAGGAAAATATATGGCACTTACATGAAAACGGCCATTTTTGCTATATTTTGAAATATATGtttcatatatgtatat
Proteins encoded:
- the LOC120555243 gene encoding uncharacterized protein LOC120555243 isoform X1, coding for MATVQSVGDMNTLERKLDKRSKKDSEDAIVGKRIRVAKRLWEDEDEDDPPTAVATVSGTKAAIHNQGAEILASLEEQAENSDNELSLVRQELLEIKKFIFTEIPQIKEMLNSSMHLGSPGSLPSPSNPVQIEEIVPGSGVYVPRSVWRSACQASSGTSMARILLLGVFDIETLVKSNLRGGESKVSKGGDGERRSGLDEIKVKAIMDAVMSKHSAVSTGQIGTALNGKMAELRLAMFRKNVT
- the LOC120555243 gene encoding uncharacterized protein LOC120555243 isoform X2, with the translated sequence MNTLERKLDKRSKKDSEDAIVGKRIRVAKRLWEDEDEDDPPTAVATVSGTKAAIHNQGAEILASLEEQAENSDNELSLVRQELLEIKKFIFTEIPQIKEMLNSSMHLGSPGSLPSPSNPVQIEEIVPGSGVYVPRSVWRSACQASSGTSMARILLLGVFDIETLVKSNLRGGESKVSKGGDGERRSGLDEIKVKAIMDAVMSKHSAVSTGQIGTALNGKMAELRLAMFRKNVT